Proteins from a genomic interval of Pseudomonas silesiensis:
- a CDS encoding DUF1329 domain-containing protein yields MKITKSLFHVGVLGLSLLATGVMAAVPAAEADKLGKSLTPMGAEMAGNADGSIPAWKPMAKNAGNVDGKGFLSDPFVSEKPLFTITAQNVDQYKGKLAPGQYAMFKRYPETFKMPVYPSHRGATVPDAVFASIKKNATSTNLVSGGNGLENFETAIPFPIPKTGVEVIWNHITRYRGGSVTRLVTQATPQPNGSYSLVYFQDQFVFRDKMKDYDPANPGNILFYFKQKVTAPARLAGGVLLVHETLDQVKEPRSAWVYNAGQRRVRRAPQVSYDGPGTAADGLRTSDNLDMYNGAPDRYDWKLEGKKEMYIASDAYKLDDPKLKYADIIKAGHINQDLARYELRRVWHVVATLKEGQRHIYAKRDFYIDEDTWQAAVIDHYDGRNQLWRVAEAHAQNYYNVQVPWYTLETLYDLQSGRYLALGMKNEEKSAYDFGFTATTSDFTPAALRQDGVR; encoded by the coding sequence ATGAAAATAACAAAGAGTCTGTTCCACGTCGGTGTCCTGGGGCTTTCGCTGCTGGCGACCGGTGTGATGGCGGCGGTCCCTGCGGCCGAAGCGGACAAGCTGGGCAAGAGCCTGACCCCGATGGGCGCCGAGATGGCGGGCAACGCCGACGGTTCTATCCCTGCCTGGAAACCCATGGCGAAAAACGCCGGTAACGTTGACGGCAAAGGCTTCCTGTCCGACCCGTTCGTCAGTGAAAAACCGCTGTTTACCATCACGGCGCAGAACGTCGACCAGTACAAGGGCAAGCTTGCCCCGGGCCAGTACGCGATGTTCAAGCGTTACCCCGAAACCTTCAAGATGCCGGTCTACCCGTCCCATCGCGGCGCAACCGTACCGGATGCGGTGTTTGCTTCCATCAAGAAAAACGCCACCAGTACCAACCTGGTGTCCGGTGGCAACGGCCTGGAAAACTTCGAGACCGCGATACCGTTCCCGATTCCGAAAACCGGTGTGGAAGTGATCTGGAACCACATCACCCGCTATCGTGGCGGCAGCGTGACCCGTCTGGTCACCCAGGCCACGCCGCAGCCGAACGGCTCGTACAGCCTGGTGTACTTCCAGGACCAGTTCGTGTTCCGCGACAAGATGAAGGATTACGATCCGGCGAACCCGGGCAACATCCTGTTCTACTTCAAGCAGAAAGTGACCGCGCCGGCACGTCTGGCCGGCGGTGTGCTGCTGGTGCACGAAACCCTCGACCAGGTGAAAGAGCCACGTTCGGCGTGGGTCTACAACGCCGGTCAGCGTCGGGTACGGCGTGCGCCGCAAGTGTCCTATGACGGGCCGGGTACCGCTGCCGATGGCCTGCGTACCTCCGACAACCTGGACATGTACAACGGTGCACCGGATCGTTACGACTGGAAACTCGAAGGCAAGAAAGAGATGTACATCGCCTCCGACGCCTACAAGCTCGACGATCCGAAGCTGAAGTACGCCGATATCATCAAGGCGGGTCACATCAACCAGGACCTGGCTCGCTACGAGCTGCGCCGGGTCTGGCATGTGGTGGCGACCTTGAAGGAAGGTCAGCGGCATATCTACGCCAAGCGTGACTTCTACATCGACGAGGACACCTGGCAAGCCGCGGTGATCGACCACTACGACGGTCGTAATCAGCTCTGGCGCGTGGCGGAAGCTCACGCCCAGAACTATTACAACGTCCAGGTGCCTTGGTACACCCTGGAAACCCTGTATGACCTGCAGTCGGGTCGTTACCTGGCGCTGGGCATGAAGAACGAAGAAAAGTCGGCGTATGACTTCGGATTCACCGCAACCACCAGCGACTTCACCCCGGCGGCATTGCGTCAGGATGGTGTTCGCTAA
- a CDS encoding LuxR C-terminal-related transcriptional regulator — translation MTDLSPLRGPASVTVAALDGRFFRPPLPDGHVLRPRLCERLSAGLGGRLLLVSAPAGFGKSSLAVEFCQGLPDHWQSLWLGLSPRDSDPGRFLERLLEGLQDYFPQLGRQSLGLLKMRQRHQPFAFEEWLDGLLDELAVHLSPTAPLLLVLDDYHLAQGPVLDRCLQFFLNHLPDGLLVMVTSRQRPDWHLARLRLSRQLLELHEQDLRLTHDEALTLLDRHSTSLRGEALENLIQRSEGWVAGLRFWLLAASEAGTAGALPQSLHGGEGLIRDYLLEEVIDCLPAEVQAFLYDTAPQERFCSELCDAVREAHDSAEILRFLSAHQVFLVPLDEQGHWYRYHHLFSDLLRTRPATPAMVPVASLHLRACRWFNAQGLLDEAVEQALRAGHLDVAANLVQNLSEEQLLAEQNVGMLLRWKMDLPDSLLVSTPRLIVLYSWALGLACQLDAAEELASHLSRFLPAPSATAQKSMLAQWLALSGIIARGRGNRELTLLYCTEALESLPSRRYGQRLMCLSTLSNLAITDGDLWRARGLNRDSLELAQRVGNPLFEALAHYDRGRVLQARGEILRALEEVRQGLQRLQGLSPQRLFAVRARLTLYEGFLLALRLQPQAARLRLLAGLTEARACRDISVLIGHCVIARLEGSSGEFAKAFAELAEAERLMHIWDVPPIYYLAMITLVKCELWLAQGRTDLAEAWLTRLGQTYNGDHPAAPPEFHPQLPLHIELQQALLEVIQGQPMQAEGRLNALLENGQQTGRQLLSVMALTQKTELLLAHNREPEARKALSQALEAAAGGVLQPFNGLLTEQPDWLRGQLQLGAPTPVSLSLSEKLPAVAARPAAESSASAEQLSTREMAVLRLIAQGCSNQEISDQLFISLHTVKTHASHINSKLGVERRTQAVARAKELGVLQ, via the coding sequence ATGACTGATCTGTCCCCACTCCGAGGCCCTGCAAGCGTCACCGTCGCCGCACTGGACGGGCGCTTTTTTCGGCCGCCGTTGCCTGATGGCCACGTGCTGCGGCCGCGTTTGTGCGAGCGCCTGAGTGCCGGTCTCGGTGGCAGGCTGTTGCTGGTCAGTGCCCCGGCCGGGTTCGGCAAAAGCTCATTGGCCGTGGAGTTCTGTCAGGGGTTGCCGGACCATTGGCAAAGCCTCTGGCTGGGGTTGAGTCCGCGCGACAGCGACCCCGGGCGTTTTCTTGAACGGTTGCTCGAAGGCCTCCAGGATTACTTTCCGCAACTGGGCAGACAGTCCCTGGGTTTGCTGAAAATGCGCCAGCGGCATCAACCCTTCGCCTTCGAAGAATGGCTGGACGGTTTGCTCGACGAATTGGCCGTGCATTTGTCGCCGACGGCGCCGCTGCTCCTGGTACTCGACGATTACCATCTTGCCCAGGGCCCGGTGCTCGATCGTTGCCTGCAGTTTTTCCTCAATCATCTTCCCGACGGCTTGCTGGTGATGGTGACCAGCCGTCAGCGTCCGGACTGGCACCTGGCGCGCCTGCGACTGTCACGGCAACTGCTCGAGTTGCATGAGCAGGACTTGCGCCTGACCCACGACGAAGCCCTGACCCTGCTCGATCGACACAGCACCTCCTTGCGCGGCGAAGCGCTGGAGAACCTGATCCAGCGCAGCGAAGGCTGGGTCGCAGGCCTGCGCTTCTGGCTGCTGGCGGCCTCCGAAGCGGGCACCGCCGGCGCGTTACCCCAGTCCTTGCATGGTGGGGAAGGGCTGATCCGCGATTACCTGCTCGAAGAGGTCATCGATTGCCTGCCCGCCGAAGTGCAGGCGTTCCTGTACGACACCGCGCCTCAGGAACGCTTTTGCAGCGAGTTGTGCGACGCCGTTCGCGAAGCCCACGACAGCGCCGAGATCCTGCGTTTCCTCTCGGCCCATCAGGTGTTTCTGGTCCCGCTGGACGAACAGGGTCACTGGTATCGTTACCACCATCTGTTTTCCGACCTGCTGCGCACGCGGCCTGCCACACCGGCGATGGTCCCGGTGGCGAGCCTGCACCTGCGCGCCTGTCGCTGGTTCAATGCCCAGGGATTGCTCGATGAGGCGGTGGAGCAGGCACTGCGGGCCGGGCACCTGGATGTCGCGGCGAACCTGGTGCAAAACCTTTCGGAAGAGCAACTGCTGGCGGAACAGAACGTCGGCATGTTGCTGCGCTGGAAAATGGACTTGCCCGACAGCCTGCTGGTCAGCACGCCACGGCTGATCGTGCTGTACAGCTGGGCGTTGGGACTGGCCTGTCAGCTGGACGCCGCCGAGGAACTGGCCAGTCATTTGAGCCGCTTCCTGCCGGCCCCGTCGGCCACGGCGCAGAAGTCCATGCTGGCGCAATGGCTGGCCTTGAGCGGAATCATCGCCCGGGGCCGCGGCAATCGCGAGCTGACATTGCTCTATTGCACCGAAGCACTGGAGAGCCTCCCGTCCAGGCGTTACGGCCAACGCCTGATGTGCCTCTCGACCTTGTCCAACCTGGCCATTACCGACGGTGACCTGTGGCGTGCACGAGGTTTGAACCGTGACTCCCTGGAGTTGGCGCAACGGGTCGGCAATCCGTTGTTCGAAGCGCTGGCCCACTACGACCGGGGCCGGGTGTTGCAAGCGCGGGGCGAGATCCTGCGGGCACTGGAGGAGGTCCGTCAGGGGCTGCAACGCCTGCAAGGGTTATCCCCGCAACGGCTGTTTGCCGTACGCGCCCGGCTGACACTGTATGAAGGTTTCCTGCTGGCCCTGCGCCTGCAACCACAAGCTGCGCGTCTGCGATTACTCGCGGGTTTGACCGAGGCGCGCGCCTGTCGCGATATCAGCGTGTTGATCGGCCATTGCGTGATCGCCCGGCTCGAAGGCAGCAGCGGTGAATTCGCCAAAGCCTTCGCCGAACTCGCCGAAGCCGAACGCCTGATGCACATCTGGGACGTGCCGCCGATCTACTACCTGGCGATGATCACGCTGGTCAAATGCGAACTGTGGCTGGCCCAGGGCCGTACCGATCTGGCCGAAGCCTGGCTTACGCGATTGGGCCAGACCTACAACGGCGATCATCCTGCTGCGCCTCCGGAATTCCATCCACAGTTGCCGCTGCATATCGAATTGCAGCAGGCCTTGCTGGAAGTGATCCAGGGCCAGCCGATGCAGGCCGAAGGACGCTTGAATGCGTTGCTCGAAAATGGCCAGCAGACAGGCCGGCAGCTGCTCAGCGTGATGGCGCTGACCCAGAAAACCGAACTGCTGCTGGCACACAATCGCGAGCCCGAGGCCCGCAAGGCCTTGAGTCAGGCACTGGAAGCGGCGGCCGGTGGAGTGCTGCAACCGTTTAACGGGTTGTTGACAGAACAGCCGGACTGGCTGCGTGGGCAACTCCAACTCGGTGCGCCGACCCCCGTTTCATTGAGCCTTTCAGAAAAACTTCCGGCAGTGGCAGCCCGACCCGCAGCGGAGTCATCCGCTTCCGCGGAACAACTCAGTACGCGGGAAATGGCCGTCCTGCGTTTGATCGCCCAGGGTTGTTCGAATCAGGAAATCAGCGATCAGCTGTTTATCTCGCTACACACGGTGAAAACTCATGCCAGCCATATCAACAGCAAACTTGGGGTTGAACGGCGAACGCAAGCGGTTGCCAGGGCGAAAGAGTTGGGTGTATTGCAGTAA